CGCCATCGTGGGAGTGCGGGAAGGAACAATCCGTATCGAGCCGGGGTATGACGGCAAGTTCGGCTCGATACGGATTGAGTAAGATTATTTCTTCAGTAATTGATCGATCTTGTTTGTATCGGCGCCAACCACCTGCTGGCCATTGACAAAGAAGGTCGGCGTCCCCTGGACCCCCATTTTTTTGGCCAGTTCGATGTGTTCCTGGGCCAGCGCCTTGACCTTGTCGCTCACCGCCGGGGCATTGGCAGGAATCTCCTGGCCCAGCATCATCTCGTCATAGGCTTTCACCTTGTTTTCGGCATTGAGGATGTACTGGATCTTGGCGATGGCTGCAGGATGGGCCAGTGGAGTAAAGAACACGTAGCGGGTGACATTCGTCTTCTTCATGAGGTACTCTGAAGCTTTCCGACAGTATGGACAGTCAGGATCGGTAAACTCGACGATAACATTCTTTCCCTCGCCGATTTTCACTGCCTTGTCCAACGGCAGGCTCTGCACCAGCTTGGCTGCCATTTGCCCTTTTTTCTCCGCCGTCAGGCTTTTGCCTTCCTTGGTGAATATCTCCCCGAGTATTACGTAATCCTTCTCCGGCAGGTAATAGAGCACATTCTGGCCGGTAACCACCTGATACAGACCATTGATGTCCGTTGATTCAAAGCTGTCCACCTTTACCTGAGGATAGGCCTGTTTGAAGGCGACCTCGGGCTTTACGGCTGCGGTAGCGGCAAAAGCGGCCGGCGAGCAGACCAAAGCCAGTAAAAATCCTGCGCAAAGCTTTCTGCTGATGATTGTCATCTCTTTTCTCCCCTGTAATCACTGGATTATTCAATTCTAACTCCTAACGCTTTTGAAACTTACCCCAGCACAACAAGGTTGTCAATAGACTGAGGGTCTGTTGCCCAAAGGCTGATTAGGGCAAGCATAGGAGTTCAACTTTCAACTAAATTATTTTTTAGTAATATTCAAAAATTTGACTTGGATTATTCTTGTTAACCATTGGATTTTACTATGGCACTGTAAAAATTTTTTACAGTGTAAAAATTTTTTACACTTATTTTAATATTGATTTTTTTAAGATTCTTAGATAGTTGATTTCTTGAATATAATCACCAATTTAATAAAACGAGCCAACTTAGCATGAGAGTCGCCCCATTCAGAAAAATCCGACACAGGCACGTACCACCTGGCAATCTTACCGGGCCCGACCTGCTGTGGCTGCTTGGCAGTCTCTGCCAACTGCACCGGATCCCATTCGATCCCCTGCTGGTCGAACGCCAGTTTCCTCCCCCCTGCTCATTCACCTCCATCCATAATGCCCTCCATGCCTTCGGTTTTAAAACCGGTGACCGCTCCCTTCCCGCAAGCGGATCTGAACTTAACAAACTGCCACTGCCGGTGGCGGGTTTTCTGCCGCTGCCGGTTACTGACACCCAGCCTCGACAATCGGAAACCTCCGGAAGCACCAGCGAACCTAACCTCACCCCGATACTGATCGTTAAAGTTAATGAAGACAGCATTCTGTTCTTCCGGCCACGCGCCCAGACACCGGAGACTCTTTCACTGACAGAGGCCCAGGCGCAGTTGTCCCCTCAGCTGCTGCTGGTCTCCAGTGGCGAACAGACAACGGGCAGCGTCGGTACGGACGGACTGGACGGCCAGCAGGTTACCCGCCGGTTCGGCTTTCGCTGGTTCATCCCCGAACTGCTCAAGCACAAGCTGATCTGGCGCGACGTGCTCATCGCCTCCCTGATCATCCAGTTGATCGGTCTGGCCACGCCGCTTTTCACCCAGGTGGTTATTGACAAGGTAGTTGTGCACCAAACCCAGAGCACGCTGGTAGTCATCGGTGTCGGTATGCTGATGTTCATTGTCTTCAGCTCCGTCATGACTTGGTTGCGCCAATACCTGGTGTTGCATACAGGCAACCGGATCGATGCGGTGCTGGGTACCCAGGTTTTCAGCCACCTGCTCCGGCTGCCCCTCACCTACTTCGAGCACCGGCCAACGGGCGTACTGGTAGCCCGCATGCAAGGGGTTGAGAGCATCCGCCAGTTCGTCAGCGGCGCGGCTGCCTCTCTGGTGCTCGATTTCCCCTTTCTGCTGATCTTTCTGGGGGTCATGTTCTGGTACAGTTGGCAGCTCTCCCTGATCGCCCTGGGTATGCTCTCCCTGATCGCCTTGATCAGCTTGCTGGTCACGCCGGTCTTTCGTGACAAACTCAATAAGCAGTTCATGCTCGGGGCACGAAACCAGGCCTTCGTCACCGAATACGTCTCAGGCATGTCCACCGTCAAGTCACTGCAGATGGAACCGGTGCTGGAAAAACGCTACGGCGATTACCTTGCCTCCTATCTGGCAGCCGGTTTTTCCACCCGTCAACTCTCCAACACCTACAATACCATTGCCAATGCCATGGAGCAGTTGATGACCCTCGCCATTCTGGTGGTCGGCGCCCTGCTGGTCATGCGCAACGACGGCTTCACCATCGGCAGACTGGTGGCCTTCCAGATGTTCGCCAATCGGATGAGCCAGCCGATGCTGCGGCTGGTAGGGTTATGGCAGGAGTTCCAGCAAGCCGACATCGCAGTCAAGCGGCTGGGCGACATCATGGATATGCCGCTGGAGCCCTATTCCCTGGTTCCTACCCGCAGTTCCTCCTCCCAGGGAGGCGTGATGGAGCTGAAAGATCTGAGTTTCCGCTATTCCGAGCAGCACCCCTTTCTCTACCGCAATCTGAATCTCACCTTCAGGGCAGGCCACTTGAGCCTCCTCATGGGACCGTCCGGTTGCGGCAAGAGCACGCTGGCCAAACTGCTGCAGGGCTTCTATTTCCCCAGCGACGGCCAGATCAGGATCGACGGTCGGGATATCCGCCACATGGCCGCCAACGAACTCCGCTCCATCTTCGGTGTCGTCCCCCAGGAAACGGTCCTCTTCTCCGGCACCATCTACGAGAACCTGAACCACGCCAATCCCCACGCCACCTTCCAGGATATCGTCACCGCCTGCCGGCAGGCCGAGATCCATGATGTGATCGAAGGACTGCCCCAGGGCTACCAAACCGAGATCGGCGAACAAGGGGTCGGCCTCTCCGGCGGTCAGCGGCAACGGATCGCCATCGCCCGGGCACTGCTTAAGCGCCCCCGCATCCTCATTTTTGATGAAGCCACCTCCAATCTGGACCAGCAGACCGCCGAACACTTCGCCGCTACGGTTAACCAGCTTAAGGGCAAAGTTTCCATGATCTTCATCACCCATCAACTGCCCAAGGGATTGCAGGTGGATGAAGTGTTCAGGTTCGGGCAGCAGGCCCAGCCGCAGATGATGGGGGTGGTTGGGGAGGAGAAGCGGGATGAGTAATGGTGAAGACTGGCGATACAGAGGGTTAAGGGAGGAACCATGATAGGCTTAATGTTCCTGGCAGCATTTGGCATCTACCTAGCTTTTTCAATTTGGGTCATCAAAACAACCATAGCCTGGGCAAAAAGAACAGGCAGGGGAGTGAGACGATGGGGCTTAATTGCGTCACTTGTCATGTATCTGCTGGTTTTCTGGGACCATCTTCCTACCCTGCTGCTGTACAAGTACTACTGCGCGACCAAAGCGGGCCTATGGGTTTACAAAACACCCGAGCAGTGGATGAAGGAAAATCCTGGCGTAGCAGAGACATTAACCTGGAAGGAAAACTCACCACAAGTAACTAATGGTACTGGAGATTTAATTTTGCAAGTCAATGAACGATTTGTATGGAGGGAAGCTGTTTCAAAGAGCCACATCCTCCCCGTTCGAATCAGCACTGAAACTATTGTTGATACAAAAAAGGATGAAGTTATGGTCAAACGTGTGAGTATCGGCGCTGGCTACAGGGGCAGTCTGGAGATGCTAAAATTCTGGACATCTATGGGACCCTGCATGCCTAAAATCAAAGAGTATGGATACTATCAAGACAGATTTCATAGAATGGGGAGGGGAATTAAATGAGTGATCTTTCGAAGGTCGATGACACAGCAGCCTGGGGAAACGTAAGCTCTGTATATTTTTGGAATTCGGTTATTTTAAAGCTAACAGAAGTATCCACATTTACTATAAATGACGCCCTTGCCTGTGCTCATAACTTTATGAACAATAAAGGTGGCAAAAGGCTGGTGCCGTAATGGCCAGTTTGCTTGTCCTTGCCGTTATAGGTGGATACATTATTCTCTCGGCTTTAGCTGTTTGTTTTGTTGTGCGTGCAGTTACTAAGGGCCGTAAAATAAAACTGGTAGCTGGAATTGTGGCAACCATAGTAGTAACTCTGCCGGTGACAACAGTGCTATTGGAATACGTCCAAACAAAGCATCGCCTAGAGCGCTATTGCAGAGAAGAGGCAAAAGTAATCATATTTAAGAGCCTTGAAGAGTGGAAGAGAGAAAATCCAGGCGTGGCAAAGAATTTAAAGCCCTATGACGATAAAAATGCGCCGGATATTATAAGCAAAGGGGATGGGCTCCACAATAGTTCAACGACTAAATTCCTCAACCCAAGGTTTGCACACATAACTAAAAAAGAGGGGCCACTACAATTAAATGTGTTCAGACACTCAGAAGAATTGGTCGATACCAAGACAGGTCAAGTCATCGCCATCCTAACTGATTTCAGTTCTGGTTACGGCAACCCCTTTCTCGGAGCTAGGTATGGATGGCGCAGCTACAAAGTCTGGTTGGCCACGGATAACTGTCCTAGTTTTGATAAGAATGTAACTGTGTTTTCAAATTATTTCGAATCGATTAAGAACATAGGGGGGATAAAATAATGTTACAAAATAAAAATTTGTATCAACTGACCCAACTAGCTGAAGCTTCTTATGCTAACTTTTGGAACTCTGCTGTTAATCGACCATTTACGACTGCTGCAGATATTCAGCGACAACTTTCAGCCAAGGGCATTAATGATACCCAAGGCAAAGCAATAACTGACCATTGGTCAGTGGTCAGCCATCAAAAGAACACCGAACACGGTTTTTCCGCTACCGTATTTCAATCTAAAGACGCTTCGTCCCAATATGTACTTGCCATAAGGGGCACAGAAACGGGAACGGGAACTATTGTAGACGACCTGATTAACTCCGACGGTGGCGATCTTGTCCGCGATGGCCTGGCGCTTGATCAGATAGTCGACCTCTATAACTATTGGCAACAATTGACTTCTGCCAAAGGCTCCGTTTATCAAGCCGCTGTTTTTGAAACACTTACGGCGGAAACGGTTGCCTACAATGCTGCAGTTGCATCGGGACCGCTCGGTTTGACATATATTGCTTCCCTTCGTGCCCGAACAGACATAGTCATAGACGAACCCACCGGCCAGGTTCGAAAAATTCTGTTCGTCGATTCCAATGTTATCTACTCCGATAGTCGCAGCCAGGGACTCGGCGTTAACCCTGCCTCTGTAACAGTAGTCGGTCATTCGCTGGGTGGACACTTGGCAGCCGCCTTCTCTCGGCTCTTTCCTACAGCAACTACTGGCACTCTCATGATCAACGGCGCCGGATATGGTGACGGCTTTGCGATGGGGGCGGGAGGTAACGGACCTTCCAATGTAAACAACCTGTTCAGCATGCTTAATGGCACAAGCTCCTTCGATTCGAGCAATATAACAAATCTGGTCGGTTCGGCTGGAATGGACTTCGTTGCCCAGGACTGGTGGATTGGCTTGCACCAGCCCGGTTCGAAATTGACAATCCAAACGGAAAGCGCGAACCTGAGTACCACTTTCGGACATGGTTCCTCCCAAATGACGGACAGCATGGCTATCTACGACCTGCTCTTCCGCCTTGATACTAACCTAGCCGCAAGGAGCACTGCAGATGCCTTGGCACGGCTTGAGTCAACCTTCAAGTCCAGCAGCCCCACCGCAAACAACACCTTCGAATCTATCGTCAACACCCTGAGCAAACTACTTGTATCGGCTAACGCCACACCCATTCCTATCGCTAACAGAGAAGCGCTCTATGCCCGCATCAAGCAAATCAGGACCGCAATCGACAGCATACCTGCCGGTTCGGTAACTGTTGACCCCCTGCCGATCTACCCAGTTAGCACCATCATCAACATGGCCAAAGGTATCGACCTCAACACCAACGATTCTCTGGCTTATCGCTATGCGCTTAAGGAATTAAACCCCTTTGCTGTGCGCGGGCTTGATTACAGCAACGCCAACAAAAACGGTGAACTTAATCTGCTCAACATGAGCACCGGCCAAGGCAGCCTTTCAGAAGCATGGATTGCCGACCGCGCCGCCATGCTCTCCTGGATCATACAGGCCAATACCCTTGATCAGGGCACCGTTCCGACTTCCTTCAGCGATGGATCTGTCTGGCATTTCTCCGACTTGACCACCGGAAAATCCGTGAGGGCAGGTCAAGGCCTTTTTCCCCCTCGACATTACGTCATTTTCGGTAAGGAAGGGGCCGACACCATCACCGGTGGCGAGTATGCCGACCGCTTTTACGGCGCCGGCGGCAATGATGCCATGTATGGATATGGCGGCAACGACTACCTGGAAGGGGGCAAAGGTGACGATACTCTCTATGGCGGCAAGGGCAACGATATTCTTTACGGCGGGCAGGGATACGATACCTATATCTATAACATAGGCGATGGGACCGATACCATCGTTGACCAGGACAATCTGGGCCGCATCCTCATCAGGCGCAACGGGCAAACCATCCAGACCGGCACCCTGTACAGCAGAGGTAACAACATCTGGACCGATGCCAGCGGCAAGGTGCTTCTCACCCACAACTCCCCCTGGCGGTTGGTTCTTGAGGATGGCGGCATTATCGAGCTCGGCGAAAACTTCCAGGACGGCGATTTCGGCCTTGACCTGACCGAACTCCCAGCCAATAACATATCCAACACCATACTCGGCGATTACACTCCGGTGCCGGCGGAATCCAACGAATACCAGTATGATGCTATCGGCATTCCAATCGCTAATGCGAAAACCGATTCTTTGGGCAACATAATTTACGATGCCACCGCACCTTCTCCCACGCGACGGGATTACCTGTATGACAGTGCCGGCAACGACTTGATCAAGGCCGGCGGTGGCAGTGACATCATCAACGCAACCAGGGGAGGCGACAATATCATTGAAGGTGGCAGCGGCAGCGACATCGTAGCAGACTATGGCAATGGCAACAATGTCCTCTTTGGCGAGTTCCAAGGAGATATGGCCGATCTGGTCAGTGCGGGGGAAACTGCCGAAGGCATCAATGAAAAGGGTGACCTAGTCTCCTCCGGTAGCGGTAACGACCAACTGTATGGGTCGATTCGTAACGACGCCCTCTTTGGCGGTGGAGGAAATGACCTGCTGGTTGGCGGAGGCGGAAACGATACCATCCTTGCGGATGCAGCCATAAGCTCTGCCTCGCGGGAATGGAACGTCAACAACGCCGACTTCACAGGCCTTTCTTTCGATGAGGCATTGGTAGGCGGCATAGACAATATCTATGGGGGCAGCGGCAACGATATTATCTATGCCGGCGGAGGCAACGACAGCGTCGATGGCGGTATCGGTAACGACAATCTTTATGGCGAAGGAGGCAATGACTCCATCACCGGCGGTGGGGGTGACGACTTTATCCAGGGAGATGCCGACTGGCAGGCGTTGGATACCCACGGCAACGATTATATTGACGGCGGCGCAGGTAATGACCGGATTGCCGGCCTGGGAGGCAATGACGAAGTATTCGGCGGTGATGGCAACGACGTACTTCAGGGAAATGACGGGGACGATTATTTGGATGGAGAAGCAGGTGATGACCTGTTGGTAGGAAATAATGGCAATGACCAGCTGATGGGTGGCGACGGCCTTGACGAAATGGCAGGTAACGAGGGAGACGACTATCTTGATGGCGAGGCCGGTGACGACAAGATGTATGGTGACGACGGCAAAGATGAGCTCTTTGGTGGCGATGGTAACGACTGGCTTGAAGGTAATAAGGACGGCGATTATCTGGATGGAGAAGATGGCGACGATGTCCTTCTTGGTGGAGAAGAAAATGATCGACTCTTCGGTGGTGAAGGTAATGACCGTCTTCAGGGAGACATGGGCGACGATTATCTGGATGGGGAAGCCGGCAATGATAACCTGATGGGCCTCGAAGGTAACGACAGGCTCTTCGGTGGCGACGGCAACGACTTGTTGCAGGGAGGTGCCGGAGACGATTATTTCGATGGTGGCAACGGCGATGATGAATTGACGGGTGAAGCCGGCGACAACCGAATCTTCGGTGGTTCAGGCAATGATCGTCTACAGGGCGGTGTTGGTAATGATTACCTTAACGGCGGTGAAGGGGATGACAACCTGTATGGGGGTGATGGTACGAATGTCCTGGTTGGAGGCTCAGGAAACGATACCTATTACATTGATCCGACCAGAGAAATAACGGAAATTTATGACAACTTCAATGGTGATGAACAAAACACCATCAAGGTACTTGGTGACATAAATCTGGACAATGTAGTTACGGAGGTAAAAGACGGCAAACTTACCCTTACCTTGCGCACTAAACCCGATAACGGAAACACTGGCGGCAATTCCAGCGGTACAGTTGGCGAATGTGCTTCACAACTGGGTGATCCAATTACCTTTTACATCGGCAATGAAATTTCCTATGCAATCTATGATCTGGGTTACACTCCCGGACCGATGACTGTGGAATCAGCTCTTATGCAGCTTGGCCTCCCGCTCCCCGGAGACAACGGCGGCTATTTGGATGAACAACAGCTTAGCCTGGACGAACTGGTGGCATTGAGCCGCGATCAGAATGAGGTGGATTTCTGCAGGGCCGGCTCTACCCCACCGAGCAGAAAACCGGATCCGCTCTTGGTTGACCTTGACGGTGACGGCATTGAAACAACCAGGATCAACACAACCACCTACTTTGACCATGATGCTAACGGAACCGCAGAACGAACTGCCTGGATCGGTAAAGATGACGGCCTGCTTGTGATGGACAGGAACGGCGACGGTATTATCAACAACGGCCGGGAACTGTTCGGGGATAATACCTTGTTACGGAGCGGAAGTTTAGCAGGCGGCGGTTTTGCAGCCCTGACAGATCTGGATTCGAATAAGGATGGCAAAATCGATGCCACAGATCCAGGATTCGATCGCTTGCGGGTCTGGCAGGATGGTAACGGAGATGCCGTCAGCACGCCTGACGAACTGATTGACCTTTACACTCTTGGTATCAAGGAAATTGCACTGGCAACACAATCAGTAAACGCACTCGACGGCAAAGGAAACACAATAGTCAGTAACGGCACATTCACTCGTGAGGATGGCAGTACAAGCACGATTGCCGAATATCGCCTTAAACGCAACCTCACTCATACCATTTCTGCCGGTGGTACTGCCGGTGCTGACGAAGTGGCGACACTGCCGGAACTAAAGGGCTCAGGCAATCTTATCGACCTGAGTCAGGCAATGGCTGGCAACCCGGCATTGAAGACACTGGTGGGACAATTTTTGACTGAGGGCAGCGCCACCGCCCGTGCCGGCCTGATGGAGCAGATACTTTTTACATGGTCGGGAGCCGATTCGGTAACTGCAGGTTCACGAGGTTGGTTTATAGACGCTCGCAAGGTGGCCTTCATCGAGGCATATATGGGCCGCGAGTTCACCAGCAGATGGGGAAGCTCGCCCAACGATCAGGCGGCAATCCTCCTGGACAACATTTACCAGAGGGTTTCGGAAACCAGTTATGCCCAATTGATGATGCAGACCCATCTACAAGACCTGTACAGCCAGGTGGAATGGAAATGGGATGATGCACAGCAACGGCAAGTAGCAGACCTGTCGCAGGTAACCGCGACCATTGCCGAAACCATGGCAACGGATGCTGAAGCAGGCAGGCAACTGCTCACAGAATTTGCCCGCACCTGGCGGGCATCCAATTCCACCAATAGCACTGCCTACCTTAACTTCCGCGAGTACTTCATCAACATGGATCCAGATCTTGCCTGGATGATGGATACCGGCGGCCTGACCGCTACTGC
This region of Geotalea daltonii FRC-32 genomic DNA includes:
- a CDS encoding peptidase domain-containing ABC transporter — its product is MRVAPFRKIRHRHVPPGNLTGPDLLWLLGSLCQLHRIPFDPLLVERQFPPPCSFTSIHNALHAFGFKTGDRSLPASGSELNKLPLPVAGFLPLPVTDTQPRQSETSGSTSEPNLTPILIVKVNEDSILFFRPRAQTPETLSLTEAQAQLSPQLLLVSSGEQTTGSVGTDGLDGQQVTRRFGFRWFIPELLKHKLIWRDVLIASLIIQLIGLATPLFTQVVIDKVVVHQTQSTLVVIGVGMLMFIVFSSVMTWLRQYLVLHTGNRIDAVLGTQVFSHLLRLPLTYFEHRPTGVLVARMQGVESIRQFVSGAAASLVLDFPFLLIFLGVMFWYSWQLSLIALGMLSLIALISLLVTPVFRDKLNKQFMLGARNQAFVTEYVSGMSTVKSLQMEPVLEKRYGDYLASYLAAGFSTRQLSNTYNTIANAMEQLMTLAILVVGALLVMRNDGFTIGRLVAFQMFANRMSQPMLRLVGLWQEFQQADIAVKRLGDIMDMPLEPYSLVPTRSSSSQGGVMELKDLSFRYSEQHPFLYRNLNLTFRAGHLSLLMGPSGCGKSTLAKLLQGFYFPSDGQIRIDGRDIRHMAANELRSIFGVVPQETVLFSGTIYENLNHANPHATFQDIVTACRQAEIHDVIEGLPQGYQTEIGEQGVGLSGGQRQRIAIARALLKRPRILIFDEATSNLDQQTAEHFAATVNQLKGKVSMIFITHQLPKGLQVDEVFRFGQQAQPQMMGVVGEEKRDE
- a CDS encoding DsbC family protein, which translates into the protein MTIISRKLCAGFLLALVCSPAAFAATAAVKPEVAFKQAYPQVKVDSFESTDINGLYQVVTGQNVLYYLPEKDYVILGEIFTKEGKSLTAEKKGQMAAKLVQSLPLDKAVKIGEGKNVIVEFTDPDCPYCRKASEYLMKKTNVTRYVFFTPLAHPAAIAKIQYILNAENKVKAYDEMMLGQEIPANAPAVSDKVKALAQEHIELAKKMGVQGTPTFFVNGQQVVGADTNKIDQLLKK